A genomic window from Caldicellulosiruptor kronotskyensis 2002 includes:
- a CDS encoding M28 family peptidase, with product MCALESYPGKEEELKEFVENELSEMLIFYDDDMQNNLFGERGKNPKVLLNAHLDSYGSEHVGKNWMFEVIYDEKTGKIKGNGVRPIGADDRCGIAIILALLRFTDYQFKFLFTTSCEDEHQGVKFFIENHPEFFKGVNLVIGLDRKGFGDVVCSYGGKDVCFKNECIDKVIDIGKSLGIPAKKEKSPHVADIRFIADKFGISSFCLSVGYYNPHTTSEYAVLGEIVKTYEWMCKILECVQ from the coding sequence ATGTGTGCTTTAGAGTCGTATCCGGGCAAAGAAGAGGAGCTAAAAGAGTTTGTTGAAAATGAACTTTCTGAGATGCTCATCTTTTATGATGACGATATGCAAAACAATCTCTTTGGCGAGAGAGGAAAAAATCCAAAGGTGCTTTTGAATGCTCATCTTGACTCATATGGTTCAGAACATGTAGGGAAAAACTGGATGTTTGAAGTAATTTACGATGAGAAAACAGGTAAAATAAAAGGAAATGGTGTAAGGCCTATAGGTGCTGATGACAGATGTGGTATTGCTATAATCTTAGCTCTTTTGAGATTTACTGACTATCAGTTCAAGTTTCTTTTCACTACATCATGCGAAGATGAACATCAAGGTGTGAAATTCTTTATTGAGAATCATCCAGAATTTTTCAAAGGTGTAAACCTTGTAATTGGTCTTGACAGAAAAGGGTTTGGGGATGTTGTATGCAGCTATGGTGGGAAAGACGTATGTTTCAAAAATGAATGTATCGACAAGGTGATAGATATTGGTAAATCATTGGGAATACCTGCTAAGAAAGAAAAAAGCCCTCATGTTGCTGATATAAGATTTATTGCAGACAAGTTTGGAATTAGCAGTTTTTGTCTTTCTGTGGGATATTATAATCCTCACACAACATCTGAGTATGCTGTTTTGGGTGAGATTGTTAAGACATATGAATGGATGTGCAAAATCTTAGAGTGTGTGCAATGA
- a CDS encoding acyl-CoA dehydratase activase has translation MKEIYIGVDVGSVSTNVVAIDRNVNVLFKTYIRTNGQPIDSVKEGVKQLKEALGDVEVLGVGATGSGRQLAGAILGADVVKNEITAHATATIHFVPDVRTIFEIGGQDSKIIIIKDQMVVDFAMNTVCAAGTGSFLDHQAERLKIPIEQFGDLALSATRPVRIAGRCTVFAESDMIAKQQFGFSKAEIIRGLCDALVRNYLNNVGRGKNLEPPFVFQGGVAANKGIRAAFERELQSKIIVPEHFNVMGAIGSAILAKDYIEKTKTRTNFRGFDATDIDFSTSSFECKGCSNRCEVVKVSMEGKVIAMWGDRCGKWTNSL, from the coding sequence ATGAAGGAAATCTACATAGGAGTTGACGTGGGTTCTGTTTCAACTAACGTTGTTGCCATTGATAGAAATGTAAACGTACTTTTTAAGACGTATATAAGGACAAACGGACAGCCTATAGATTCTGTCAAGGAAGGTGTTAAACAGTTAAAAGAAGCTTTAGGTGATGTAGAAGTTTTAGGAGTAGGGGCAACTGGTTCTGGAAGACAGCTTGCAGGTGCTATTTTGGGTGCTGATGTTGTGAAGAACGAAATTACAGCTCATGCGACAGCTACAATTCATTTTGTGCCTGATGTGAGAACTATTTTTGAAATAGGAGGGCAAGACTCAAAGATAATAATCATAAAAGACCAGATGGTTGTAGATTTTGCAATGAACACTGTATGTGCTGCAGGAACTGGTTCTTTTTTAGACCATCAGGCGGAACGGCTCAAAATTCCTATTGAACAATTTGGCGATTTGGCGCTGTCTGCTACAAGGCCAGTTCGAATTGCAGGAAGATGTACGGTGTTTGCAGAGTCTGACATGATTGCAAAGCAGCAGTTTGGATTTTCAAAAGCTGAGATAATAAGAGGGCTTTGCGATGCTCTTGTTAGAAATTATTTGAACAATGTTGGAAGGGGAAAAAACTTAGAACCGCCATTTGTTTTTCAGGGTGGTGTTGCAGCAAACAAGGGTATCAGAGCAGCTTTTGAAAGAGAGCTTCAAAGCAAGATTATTGTACCTGAACATTTCAATGTAATGGGTGCGATAGGCAGTGCCATTTTGGCAAAAGATTACATTGAGAAGACAAAGACAAGAACAAATTTCAGGGGGTTTGACGCTACTGACATTGATTTTTCAACCTCATCTTTTGAGTGTAAGGGTTGTTCTAACAGGTGCGAGGTTGTAAAAGTCTCAATGGAAGGCAAGGTCATTGCAATGTGGGGTGACAGGTGCGGTAAGTGGACAAATTCGTTGTAA
- a CDS encoding 2-hydroxyacyl-CoA dehydratase has product MKVSFPYMGSAIVYKKLFEFLEHEVVMPPKPTQRTMDLGVKYSPEFACIPLKMVMGTYLEAIEKGAKVLVTSGGHGPCRAGFYGDTHRNILKSLGYDDVELIIFDAPQDNWRAFFRNVQKIRNGVPWHKVINRMYTLYRFVQKLDELEKMVQKIRPYEVNKGQTTQVWNQIHEKFDKVKTRKQLYEVYEECKQMLLSIPTRKVDEKDRIRVGIVGEIYVVMESSINFGIEEILGNLGVEVERSLYLFEWINDNLVPWILRPKRFKEIIKKGQRYIKILIGGHAVETVGHIIDFKERGFDGIVHLMPFACLPELVTQSLIPKISKEIDIPILSLPIDEQTGKANMLTRIEAFIDLLKNRKRGKTREIFIDNIQEDVQEERVVMV; this is encoded by the coding sequence ATGAAAGTATCATTTCCTTACATGGGCTCTGCCATAGTGTATAAAAAACTTTTTGAGTTTTTGGAACATGAAGTGGTAATGCCGCCAAAACCAACACAGAGGACCATGGACCTTGGTGTCAAATACTCACCAGAGTTTGCTTGCATTCCTCTTAAAATGGTCATGGGAACATATTTAGAGGCCATTGAAAAAGGTGCAAAAGTGCTTGTAACATCTGGTGGACATGGTCCGTGCAGAGCAGGTTTTTATGGTGACACTCACAGGAACATATTAAAATCTCTTGGTTATGACGATGTCGAACTTATAATCTTTGATGCTCCACAGGACAATTGGAGGGCATTTTTCAGGAACGTTCAAAAAATCAGAAATGGAGTTCCATGGCACAAGGTTATAAACAGGATGTACACCTTATACAGATTTGTCCAGAAGCTTGATGAGCTTGAGAAGATGGTTCAAAAGATAAGGCCATATGAGGTCAATAAGGGTCAGACAACTCAGGTTTGGAATCAAATCCACGAAAAGTTTGACAAAGTAAAGACAAGGAAGCAGCTGTATGAAGTTTATGAGGAATGCAAGCAGATGCTTCTTAGTATCCCGACAAGAAAGGTTGATGAAAAAGACAGAATAAGAGTTGGGATTGTAGGCGAGATTTATGTTGTGATGGAGAGCTCTATTAACTTTGGGATAGAAGAGATTTTGGGCAATCTTGGGGTTGAGGTAGAAAGAAGCTTATATCTTTTTGAATGGATAAACGATAATCTTGTTCCATGGATTTTGAGACCAAAGAGGTTTAAAGAGATTATAAAAAAGGGTCAAAGATATATTAAGATTTTAATTGGTGGTCATGCGGTCGAGACTGTGGGACATATTATTGACTTTAAAGAGAGAGGGTTTGACGGAATTGTTCATCTTATGCCCTTTGCATGTTTGCCAGAACTTGTGACTCAGAGTTTGATTCCAAAGATATCAAAAGAGATTGATATTCCAATTCTGTCGCTTCCAATAGATGAGCAGACAGGAAAGGCAAATATGCTCACCAGGATAGAAGCTTTCATTGACCTTTTGAAAAATAGGAAAAGAGGAAAAACAAGAGAAATCTTTATTGATAACATACAAGAAGATGTTCAGGAAGAAAGGGTTGTAATGGTATGA